One Micropterus dolomieu isolate WLL.071019.BEF.003 ecotype Adirondacks linkage group LG23, ASM2129224v1, whole genome shotgun sequence DNA window includes the following coding sequences:
- the lsm8 gene encoding LSM8 homolog, U6 small nuclear RNA associated has product MSTALESYINRTVAIVTSDGRMIVGTLKGFDQTINLILDESHERVFSSSQGVEQVVLGLYIVRGDNVAVIGEIDEETDSTLDLGNIRAEPLNSVVH; this is encoded by the exons ATGTCCACCGCCCTGGAGAGCTACATTAACC GTACTGTGGCCATCGTCACCTCAGACGGCAGGATGATTGTG ggcaCACTGAAGGGCTTCGATCAGACCATCAACCTGATCCTGGACGAGAGTCACGAGCGGGTGTTCAGCTCCAGTCAGGGGGTGGAGCAGGTGGTGCTGGGACTCTACATCGTCAGAGGGGACAACGT GGCCGTGATCGGGGAGATCGACGAGGAGACGGACTCCACTCTGGATTTAGGAAACATCAGAGCCGAGCCGCTCAACTCCGTCGtccactga
- the LOC123963684 gene encoding thymidine phosphorylase produces MSIPDLIRKKRDGGALSDEEIQTFIQAVTNKTVQESQIGAMLMAIWQRGMIDTEIKTLTREMMSSGEIMSWPEEWAGLVVDKHSTGGVGDKVSLVLAPALAACGCKVPMISGRGLAHTGGTLDKLESIPGFNIHQSAAQILEILGSVGCCIVGQTEMLVPADRVLYALRDATSTVNSLPLITGSIISKKGAESLSALVLDVKFGRAALYKDLESAKQLAHLLVNVGNGLGMRTAAVLSCMDGTIGRCVGNSLEVIESLETLKGKGPADLMELVTTLGGVLLMMTGLVSDLSEGRRQIYDAVIGGAALSKFQNMMEAQGVANEKARSLCSAHTDYYTVLRKSERQMELKTPADGVVVDVDGLVLAEILHKLGAGRSKPGEPVNHSVGAELLVLLGQRVMEGDAWLRLHYENPAPTPDQINRLQNALTLRSHDDAQTQQTRTLVKELMLPN; encoded by the exons ATGTCGATCCCAGATCTGATCAGGAagaagagagatggaggagcGCTGAGTGACGAAGAAATCCAAACTTTCATCCAGGCTGTCACAAACAAAACCGTCCAGGAAAGCCAGATAG GGGCCATGCTGATGGCTATCTGGCAGAGGGGAATGATCGACACAGAGATAAAGACGCTGACCAGGGAGATGATGTCATCGGGGGAAATTATGTCATGGCCAGAGGAGTGGGCGGGGCTGGTGGTTGACAAACACTCAACAGGAGGGGTGGGAGATAAAGTCAGTCTTGTGTTAGCGCCCGCGCTAGCTGCCTGTGGCTGCAAG gtgCCTATGATCAGTGGGCGGGGCTTGGCTCATACGGGAGGAACTCTGGATAAACTGGAATCGATTCCAGGATTCAACATCCACCAATCAGCAGCACAG ATTCTGGAGATCCTGGGCTCAGTGGGCTGTTGCATTGTGGGTCAGACGGAGATGCTGGTTCCTGCAGATCGAGTCCTGTACGCTCTGCGGGACGCCACCAGCACCGTGAACAGCTTACCACTGATTACCG gTTCAATTATCTCAAAGAAAGGAGCTGAGTCTCTGTCCGCTCTGGTGCTGGATGTAAAGTTTGGACGAGCTGCTCTGTATAAAGACCTGGAGAGTGCTAAACAGCTAGCACACTTATTA GTGAATGTAGGAAACGGCCTGGGCATGCGTACGGCAGCGGTGCTCAGCTGTATGGACGGTACGATTGGTCGATGTGTGGGCAACAGTCTGGAGGTGATTGAGTCTCTGGAGACGCTGAAGGGGAAGGGACCCGCCGACCTGATGGAGCTGGTCACAACTCTGG GCGGTGTGTTGCTGATGATGACCGGCTTGGTGTCCGACCTATCAGAAGGCAGGAGGCAGATTTACGATGCTGTGATTGGTGGAGCTGCTCTGTCCAAGTTCCAGAACATGATGGAGGCTCAGGGCGTGGCCAATGAGAAGGCTCGGTCGCTGTGCTCCGCCCACACAGATTACTACACGGTCCTGAGAAAATCTGAGCGTCAGATGGAACTGAAGACCCCTGCAGAtg GTGTAGTTGTGGACGTGGATGGTTTGGTTTTAGCTGAAATTCTTCATAAGTTGGGGGCGGGACGATCGAAGCCAGGAGAGCCTGTCAATCACAGCGTAGGGGCGGAGCTACTGGTGTTGCTAGGTCAGAGGGTCATGGAAG gcgACGCCTGGCTGCGGCTCCATTACGAGAATCCCGCTCCGACTCCAGACCAGATCAATCGATTACAGAACGCTCTGACACTGAGATCACATGACGACGCACAAACGCAACAAACACGGACTTTAGTGAAAGAACTGATGCTACCTAATTAa